In Paucidesulfovibrio gracilis DSM 16080, a single genomic region encodes these proteins:
- a CDS encoding TRAP transporter small permease — MPTTFSTRLDALAETLAKALAILAGIFLIATMLLACANMILRAVHEPLPGTVELVGFFGAMLTAFSLGLAQRRRSHIFVGLLTPKLPRPIRRGADALQFLVSCAFFALAGIETARWGMDLIRSGELSSTLRLAYHPFVFAASLGCMAMAFVLFVDFLNTLPGHARTEEH; from the coding sequence ATGCCGACGACATTCTCAACCCGATTGGACGCCCTTGCCGAGACACTGGCCAAAGCATTGGCCATTCTCGCGGGCATTTTTCTTATTGCCACCATGCTCCTGGCCTGCGCCAACATGATCTTGCGTGCTGTTCATGAACCCCTGCCCGGCACTGTGGAACTGGTCGGCTTTTTCGGCGCCATGCTCACGGCCTTTTCCCTGGGTCTGGCCCAACGCCGCCGCAGCCATATCTTCGTTGGCCTGCTCACGCCCAAGCTGCCCCGCCCGATCCGCCGCGGCGCGGACGCACTGCAATTTCTGGTCTCCTGCGCGTTCTTCGCCCTGGCCGGAATCGAAACCGCCCGTTGGGGCATGGATCTGATCCGCTCGGGAGAACTTTCCTCCACACTCCGGCTGGCCTATCATCCGTTCGTGTTCGCCGCGTCCCTGGGCTGCATGGCCATGGCCTTTGTCCTGTTCGTGGATTTTCTCAACACCCTGCCGGGCCACGCCCGCACCGAGGAGCACTGA
- a CDS encoding TRAP transporter large permease has protein sequence MDPTSIGLAGVGLLLAVIFLFRIPVGFAMGILGLGGYALILNTNAARAMLGTVVWDTFSSYGLTVIPLFIFMGQICFYSGVNERLYKTAYVWMGQIRGGMAMATVLACGGFAAICGSNTATAATMSSVALPEMKKYGYSPVLSTGAVAAGSTLGVVIPPSVVLIIYGLQVGESIGKLFWGGMLPGLLLILLFLGTVRMLCLRHADWGPAGPRTTLGEKIRSLPGSLEMLLLFGLVMGGLFAGFFSPTEVGAAGSALALLLATVTGKMTWKKLILALSDTIRISCMILVIMMGAVIFAKFLTIARLPSEMASMVASLAVPSWTVILLICLIYAVGGMVMDALALLLVTIPIFQPVVQAMGYDMIWFGVLITVVTTMGAITPPVGVNTFIVASMAGNIPMRHVFAGVSYFLACYALVVALLMALPQLALWLPSMM, from the coding sequence ATGGATCCCACCAGCATTGGTCTGGCAGGCGTTGGCCTGCTCCTTGCCGTCATCTTTTTATTCCGCATTCCCGTGGGGTTTGCCATGGGCATTCTCGGTCTGGGCGGCTATGCCCTGATCCTCAACACCAATGCGGCCCGGGCCATGCTCGGCACCGTGGTCTGGGACACGTTCTCCAGCTACGGACTGACCGTCATTCCCCTGTTCATCTTCATGGGGCAAATCTGCTTTTACTCCGGCGTGAACGAACGGCTCTACAAAACCGCCTATGTGTGGATGGGCCAGATCCGCGGCGGCATGGCCATGGCCACGGTCCTGGCCTGCGGCGGATTCGCGGCCATCTGCGGATCCAACACGGCCACGGCCGCCACCATGAGTTCCGTGGCCCTGCCGGAAATGAAAAAATACGGCTACAGTCCGGTGCTCTCCACCGGGGCGGTGGCCGCAGGCTCCACCCTGGGCGTGGTCATTCCGCCGTCCGTGGTGTTGATCATCTACGGGCTGCAGGTGGGCGAGAGCATCGGCAAACTTTTTTGGGGCGGCATGCTTCCGGGGCTGCTGCTGATCCTGCTCTTTCTCGGCACCGTGCGGATGCTCTGCCTGCGTCACGCGGACTGGGGTCCGGCCGGACCGCGCACCACCCTGGGCGAAAAAATCCGCTCCCTGCCCGGTTCCCTTGAAATGCTGCTGCTGTTCGGGCTGGTCATGGGCGGATTGTTCGCGGGCTTCTTCTCCCCCACTGAAGTGGGCGCGGCTGGTTCGGCCCTGGCTCTGCTACTGGCCACGGTCACGGGGAAAATGACCTGGAAAAAGCTGATCCTGGCCCTGTCCGACACCATCCGCATCTCCTGCATGATTCTGGTGATCATGATGGGCGCGGTGATTTTCGCCAAATTTCTGACCATTGCCCGACTGCCCTCGGAAATGGCGTCCATGGTCGCTTCCCTGGCCGTACCGTCCTGGACCGTGATCCTGCTCATCTGCCTGATCTACGCGGTGGGCGGCATGGTTATGGATGCCCTGGCCCTGCTGCTGGTGACGATTCCCATCTTCCAGCCCGTGGTCCAGGCCATGGGGTACGACATGATCTGGTTCGGCGTGCTCATCACCGTGGTCACCACCATGGGAGCCATCACCCCACCCGTGGGCGTGAACACCTTCATTGTCGCGTCCATGGCCGGAAATATCCCCATGCGCCACGTGTTTGCCGGTGTCAGCTACTTTCTGGCCTGCTATGCCCTGGTGGTGGCCCTGCTCATGGCCCTGCCGCAACTGGCGCTCTGGCTGCCGAGCATGATGTAA
- a CDS encoding sulfide-dependent adenosine diphosphate thiazole synthase, translated as MTNQPLDERIITEAIADRFFEKFKSCLNLDVAIVGGGPSGLTAAWKLASEGFNVALFERKLSLGGGMWGGGMTWNMAVVQEESRHILEEAGIAVSHYRDGYYTADAVACTTTLASRACLAGTKVFNCTSVEDVCIREEADGKRVTGLVINSSPVEMAGLHIDPVVLGTRCVIEATGHDTEVLKTVVRKNDVRLNTPSGKIEGEQSMWAERAESTTVENTREVFPGMWVTGMAANATFGSYRMGPIFGGMLLSGLRVAELIAKELRGE; from the coding sequence ATGACCAACCAACCCCTGGACGAACGCATCATCACCGAGGCCATTGCCGACCGCTTTTTCGAAAAATTCAAATCCTGCCTGAACCTTGACGTGGCCATTGTGGGCGGCGGTCCCTCCGGACTCACCGCTGCCTGGAAGCTGGCTTCCGAAGGCTTCAACGTGGCCCTGTTCGAGCGCAAGCTCTCCCTGGGCGGCGGCATGTGGGGCGGCGGCATGACCTGGAACATGGCTGTGGTGCAGGAAGAAAGCCGCCACATCCTGGAAGAGGCGGGCATTGCTGTCAGCCACTACCGCGACGGATACTACACCGCCGATGCCGTGGCCTGCACCACCACCCTGGCCTCCCGCGCCTGCCTTGCCGGGACCAAGGTCTTCAACTGCACCAGCGTGGAAGACGTGTGCATCCGTGAGGAAGCGGACGGCAAACGCGTCACCGGCCTGGTCATCAACTCCTCGCCCGTGGAAATGGCGGGCCTGCACATCGACCCTGTGGTGCTCGGCACACGCTGCGTGATCGAGGCCACCGGCCACGATACCGAAGTGCTCAAGACCGTGGTCCGCAAAAACGACGTGCGCCTGAACACGCCCTCCGGCAAGATCGAGGGGGAACAATCCATGTGGGCGGAACGCGCCGAGTCCACCACTGTGGAGAACACCCGCGAAGTGTTCCCGGGCATGTGGGTCACGGGCATGGCCGCCAACGCCACCTTCGGCTCCTACCGCATGGGTCCGATCTTCGGCGGCATGCTGCTTTCCGGCCTGAGGGTGGCCGAGCTTATCGCCAAGGAGCTGCGCGGCGAATAG
- a CDS encoding KdsC family phosphatase, with protein sequence MLQRLRECALGLWKLPALAGRLPRWKPRLIIYDFDGVMTDNRVMVRQDGMESVSCNRGDGMGINMIRKLDIQQIILSTETNPVVLARAEKIGIPAIGGSSDKLAALGEYLHEQGIPARFTYFVGNDLNDAEAMHASGFGVAPRDAHPRVKLLAGLVTHARGGAGVVRELADLLTDRFADS encoded by the coding sequence ATGCTGCAACGTCTGCGAGAATGCGCCCTCGGCCTCTGGAAACTCCCGGCCCTTGCCGGTCGGCTGCCCCGCTGGAAACCCCGTTTGATCATCTACGATTTTGACGGCGTCATGACGGACAACCGGGTCATGGTCCGGCAGGACGGCATGGAATCGGTGTCCTGCAACCGGGGCGACGGCATGGGCATCAACATGATCCGCAAGTTGGACATCCAGCAGATCATCCTCAGCACGGAAACCAATCCCGTGGTCCTGGCCAGGGCCGAAAAAATCGGCATCCCCGCCATCGGCGGCTCCAGCGACAAACTCGCGGCCCTGGGCGAATACCTTCATGAACAAGGCATTCCGGCTCGGTTTACCTATTTCGTGGGCAACGACCTCAACGATGCCGAGGCCATGCACGCCTCGGGATTTGGTGTGGCCCCCCGGGACGCGCATCCCCGCGTCAAACTCCTGGCCGGTCTGGTCACCCATGCCCGGGGCGGCGCCGGCGTGGTGCGCGAACTCGCGGACCTGCTCACGGACCGCTTTGCCGATTCCTAG
- the glmS gene encoding glutamine--fructose-6-phosphate transaminase (isomerizing) — MCGIIGYCGHRPAVPVLVEGLRRLEYRGYDSAGVGFLHTDGLRVIKAKGKLCELEKTLARENVLNATSGIGHTRWATHGEPNEANAHPHVDHTGRLAMIHNGIIENYQEIKQELQAKGVTFQSDTDTEVLLNLISHCLAEDGDMLQAMSRALGRVEGAYAIAVFDAENPGVVHAARVASPLVLGAGTGENFLASDIPAFLPYTRDVVFLEDGELVRMDASSWEVFRVEDLRPVEKMVDTITWDVQAAQKGGHKHFMIKEIFEQPKVIQDCLCGRLGTDLDEVRLPELDDLPGTPKRIHVVACGTSYHAGLWGMYLLEQWARIPVQVEIASEFRYRNPILDPDTLVIAISQSGETADTLAGIKLARSQGLKVLGLCNVVGSSVARESDAVLYTQAGPEISVASTKAMCSQLTALLLLALYWGHGNGNLDEKIHRDVVHGLRNLPDLLESTLPALRDKAHELARTFSDVNSFLYLGRGLHYPLALEGALKLKEISYIHAEGYAAGEMKHGPIALIDPKFPTFAIAPDDELFPKVKSNLVEVQARSGQIVALTNVGLDLDVPHRWDVPRATGPLSTFLALPALQLFAYEVADYLGKDVDQPRNLAKSVTVE, encoded by the coding sequence ATGTGCGGAATCATCGGCTATTGCGGCCATCGTCCGGCGGTCCCCGTCCTCGTGGAGGGACTTCGTCGCCTTGAATATCGTGGATACGACTCCGCCGGGGTCGGCTTCCTGCACACGGACGGCCTGCGCGTGATCAAGGCCAAGGGCAAACTGTGCGAACTGGAAAAAACCCTGGCCCGGGAAAACGTGCTCAACGCCACCTCGGGCATCGGCCATACGCGCTGGGCCACCCATGGCGAACCCAACGAGGCCAACGCGCATCCGCATGTGGACCACACGGGCCGTCTGGCCATGATCCACAACGGCATCATTGAGAACTATCAGGAAATCAAGCAGGAGCTTCAGGCCAAAGGCGTGACCTTCCAGTCCGACACGGACACGGAAGTGCTCCTGAACCTGATTTCGCACTGCCTGGCCGAGGACGGCGACATGCTCCAGGCCATGTCCCGGGCCTTGGGCCGTGTGGAGGGCGCTTACGCCATTGCGGTCTTTGACGCGGAAAATCCCGGCGTGGTGCATGCCGCACGCGTGGCCAGCCCGTTGGTGCTGGGCGCGGGAACCGGCGAAAATTTCCTGGCTTCGGACATTCCCGCCTTCCTGCCCTACACCAGGGACGTGGTCTTTCTGGAAGACGGCGAGCTGGTCCGCATGGATGCCTCCTCCTGGGAGGTTTTCCGCGTGGAGGATCTCCGGCCCGTGGAAAAAATGGTGGACACCATCACCTGGGACGTGCAGGCCGCGCAAAAGGGCGGTCACAAGCATTTCATGATCAAGGAAATTTTTGAACAGCCCAAGGTCATTCAGGACTGCCTCTGCGGACGGCTGGGTACGGACCTGGACGAGGTGCGGCTGCCCGAGCTGGACGACCTGCCTGGAACGCCCAAACGCATCCACGTGGTGGCCTGCGGTACATCCTACCATGCGGGACTGTGGGGCATGTATCTCCTGGAACAGTGGGCGCGCATCCCGGTGCAGGTGGAAATCGCCTCGGAATTCCGCTACCGCAATCCCATCCTGGATCCGGACACCCTGGTCATCGCCATTTCCCAATCCGGTGAAACCGCGGACACCCTGGCAGGCATCAAACTGGCCCGCTCCCAGGGACTGAAGGTACTCGGCCTCTGCAACGTGGTCGGCTCGTCCGTGGCGCGGGAGTCCGACGCCGTGCTCTATACCCAGGCCGGCCCGGAAATCAGCGTGGCGTCCACCAAGGCCATGTGCTCACAGCTCACGGCCCTGCTGCTCCTGGCGCTCTACTGGGGCCACGGCAACGGCAACCTGGATGAAAAAATCCATCGGGACGTGGTCCATGGGCTACGCAATTTGCCGGACCTGCTGGAATCCACCCTGCCCGCCCTGCGGGACAAGGCCCACGAACTGGCGCGCACGTTCTCGGACGTGAACAGCTTTCTCTACCTGGGGCGTGGTCTGCACTACCCCCTGGCTCTGGAGGGCGCGCTCAAGCTCAAGGAAATTTCCTACATCCATGCGGAAGGATATGCCGCAGGCGAGATGAAACACGGTCCCATCGCGCTCATCGACCCCAAATTCCCCACCTTTGCCATTGCCCCGGACGACGAACTCTTTCCCAAGGTCAAATCCAACCTGGTCGAGGTCCAGGCCCGCAGCGGGCAAATCGTGGCCCTGACCAACGTGGGGCTTGACCTGGACGTGCCGCACCGCTGGGACGTGCCACGGGCCACGGGTCCGCTGTCCACCTTCCTGGCCTTGCCCGCCTTGCAGCTCTTTGCCTACGAGGTGGCCGACTACCTGGGCAAGGACGTGGACCAACCCCGCAACCTGGCCAAAAGCGTGACCGTGGAATAA
- a CDS encoding SDR family oxidoreductase, whose translation MSTVLERFALDNKVVIITGGCGLLGRKHAEAVMESGGTAVLWDIVPDADRRARDAGAAFPDRCAGMQVDITNPESIATALAKVLNRFGRVDALINNAANDPKVSKEQGFSWSRFENFDRTMWDNDIAVGLTGAFLCSQAVGAHMAAHGGGVILNIASDLGVIAPDQRIYRQDGLADAEQPVKPVTYSVVKHGLVGLTKYMATYWADQGVRVNALSPGGVRTNQPDDFVERLTNLIPMGRMAGVDEYKGAVLFLISEASSYMTGANLSVDGGRTTW comes from the coding sequence ATGAGCACCGTATTGGAACGATTCGCATTGGACAACAAAGTAGTCATCATCACGGGTGGATGCGGTCTTCTGGGACGCAAACACGCCGAAGCCGTCATGGAATCCGGGGGCACGGCCGTCCTCTGGGACATCGTGCCGGACGCGGACCGACGCGCCCGGGATGCGGGCGCCGCCTTTCCAGACCGCTGCGCCGGAATGCAGGTGGACATCACGAATCCCGAATCCATCGCCACGGCCTTGGCCAAGGTGCTGAACCGCTTCGGACGGGTGGACGCGCTCATCAACAACGCGGCCAACGACCCCAAGGTGTCCAAAGAACAAGGATTCAGCTGGAGCCGCTTTGAAAATTTCGACCGCACCATGTGGGATAACGACATTGCCGTGGGACTCACCGGCGCGTTTCTCTGCTCCCAGGCCGTGGGAGCGCACATGGCCGCCCACGGCGGAGGGGTGATCCTGAACATCGCCTCGGACCTGGGCGTCATCGCCCCGGACCAACGCATCTACCGCCAGGACGGGCTTGCGGATGCCGAACAACCCGTCAAACCCGTGACCTACTCCGTGGTCAAACACGGGCTTGTGGGACTGACCAAGTACATGGCCACCTACTGGGCGGACCAGGGCGTGCGGGTCAACGCGCTCTCCCCGGGCGGCGTACGCACCAATCAGCCCGACGACTTTGTGGAGCGCCTCACCAATCTGATCCCCATGGGCCGCATGGCCGGAGTGGACGAATACAAAGGCGCGGTGCTTTTCCTGATCTCCGAGGCCTCTTCCTACATGACCGGAGCCAATCTGTCCGTGGACGGCGGACGCACCACCTGGTGA
- a CDS encoding D-sedoheptulose-7-phosphate isomerase, whose protein sequence is MSSKLDALIGTRIRESIEVKQQLLQSPHIETLRDISLAVAQSLENGGKVLFAGNGGSFADAFHLAGEFVSRFTMEREPLSSVALGGNNSILTAIGNDYGYEDVFLREIKALGRPGDVFIGISTSGNSPNIVACIEAARDLDITCFGMTGSKPCRMHELCDCLKVPSPCTPRIQESHILAGHILCEIVEHLRCDPEFEI, encoded by the coding sequence ATGTCCAGCAAACTCGACGCCCTCATCGGCACCCGCATCCGCGAAAGCATCGAGGTCAAGCAGCAGCTCCTGCAAAGCCCGCACATTGAGACCCTTCGGGACATCAGCCTGGCCGTGGCCCAGAGCCTGGAAAACGGCGGCAAGGTGCTCTTTGCCGGCAACGGCGGCAGTTTTGCCGACGCCTTCCATCTGGCCGGGGAGTTTGTGTCCCGCTTTACCATGGAACGCGAACCCCTTTCCTCCGTGGCCCTGGGCGGCAACAATTCCATCCTCACCGCCATCGGCAACGACTATGGATACGAGGATGTGTTCCTCCGTGAAATCAAAGCGCTGGGCCGCCCCGGCGACGTGTTCATCGGCATTTCCACCAGCGGCAACTCCCCCAACATCGTGGCCTGCATCGAAGCGGCGCGGGATCTGGACATCACCTGCTTCGGCATGACCGGCTCCAAGCCCTGCCGCATGCACGAGCTGTGCGACTGCCTGAAGGTACCTTCCCCCTGCACGCCGCGCATTCAGGAATCCCACATCCTGGCCGGACACATTCTCTGCGAGATCGTGGAGCATCTGCGCTGCGATCCGGAGTTCGAAATATGA
- a CDS encoding TRAP transporter substrate-binding protein, producing the protein MKRFLCLAAFLALLVLGGCSDADNSSADSDAANQSEPIRLTYANFPPAFTVPCVQMERWKTEVEKRSNGQVLVETFPGGTLLKAKNMLRGVVEGQADIGCVGMSYLPGVFPACSAVELPLGFESSRSSSRTLWALFDKYRPEELQDVKVLTMFATPPSNIMSREPIRGLADLQGKEMRGSGSSSRFLDAMGAVSVSMPMPEVPDALQKNMVQGIFTSLEVLQDMKFAEFCPSATIVDGPVYLFAVVMNKDRWDALPPATQQMLDELAPDQADWTGQYWDAHTAEAMEWARAEHGLQVFALSEEDRATASAQAADMFTDWTQAASKAGLPAEDILQDVRAWKQQFEQ; encoded by the coding sequence ATGAAACGCTTTTTGTGCCTCGCCGCCTTCCTGGCCTTGCTCGTGCTGGGAGGCTGCTCCGACGCCGACAATTCGTCCGCCGACTCCGACGCCGCCAACCAATCCGAACCCATCCGACTGACCTACGCCAATTTCCCGCCCGCCTTTACCGTCCCCTGCGTCCAGATGGAACGCTGGAAAACCGAAGTTGAAAAACGATCCAACGGTCAAGTCCTTGTGGAAACCTTTCCCGGGGGCACACTGCTCAAGGCCAAAAACATGCTTCGCGGCGTGGTGGAAGGCCAGGCCGACATTGGCTGTGTGGGCATGTCCTACCTGCCGGGCGTGTTCCCGGCCTGCTCCGCCGTGGAGCTTCCCCTTGGTTTCGAGTCCAGCCGGTCCTCCTCGCGCACGCTCTGGGCGCTATTCGACAAATACCGCCCCGAAGAGTTGCAGGATGTAAAGGTGCTGACCATGTTCGCCACCCCGCCCAGCAACATCATGTCCCGCGAGCCGATTCGCGGCCTTGCTGATCTGCAAGGCAAGGAAATGCGCGGCAGCGGCTCCTCCAGCCGGTTCCTGGACGCCATGGGTGCGGTCTCCGTGAGCATGCCCATGCCCGAAGTGCCGGACGCCCTGCAAAAAAACATGGTCCAGGGCATCTTCACCTCTTTGGAAGTGCTGCAGGACATGAAATTTGCGGAATTCTGCCCCAGTGCCACCATTGTGGACGGTCCTGTGTACCTTTTTGCTGTGGTTATGAACAAGGACCGCTGGGACGCGCTCCCGCCCGCCACACAGCAAATGCTGGATGAGCTGGCCCCGGATCAGGCCGACTGGACCGGACAATACTGGGACGCGCACACGGCCGAGGCCATGGAATGGGCCAGGGCCGAACACGGTCTCCAGGTCTTTGCCCTGTCCGAGGAAGACCGCGCCACAGCGTCCGCCCAGGCCGCCGACATGTTCACGGACTGGACGCAGGCCGCTTCCAAAGCCGGACTGCCCGCCGAGGACATTCTTCAGGACGTGCGCGCCTGGAAGCAGCAGTTCGAACAGTAG
- a CDS encoding glycosyltransferase: MIQTRTELAQRLLAFFSQGRYLEIGIRRGDNLSRVHAPRKVGVDPVPRTAELHRHLKPHLRHMTIHARTSDDFFAANQEQFDVIFIDGLHLYEQVIKDISNAFNCLTPNGFIMMHDCLPETPKNATREYHEGAWNGDVWKAIHQVQRDYPQIAHAVVDCDWGLGLLWRNDPNAFPVDIPLDQSIMDMGFEDYSEHRATSFNVIQPADLEEYLAHSPAALAEREAQGEPGPDAEANPLVSILIPTYNQARYIAQAVDSALAQTYGNLEVVVCDDASSDETPEVLRQYGDNPKVRIYRNDHNLGRVGNYRKGLFDRARGEWVLNLDGDDFIHDPTWIARAMERICSDSGVVMACAKKRTLYADGTAKVGDQNEGFPEIMEGADAFWALHDCSFSAPHVTAVYHRRTAMELGFYSYDIVNTDLECTYRMLLAGRIAVFPDVVSTWRMHDENASIYQNAEDRIANLLCYVSPYDAARGRGLPRDKAKAWLGAHLDISCIDAYALLKYDGDAQGYRRHLQAVKQISSNAFYRNALKPKFLFKYAAVSLGLATKKTPHWMKEHSR, translated from the coding sequence ATGATTCAGACCAGGACCGAACTCGCCCAACGCCTTCTCGCCTTTTTCAGCCAAGGCCGGTATCTGGAGATCGGCATTCGACGCGGCGACAACCTCAGCCGGGTGCATGCGCCCCGCAAGGTGGGAGTGGACCCTGTCCCCCGGACCGCGGAGCTGCACCGCCACCTCAAGCCGCATCTGCGGCATATGACCATCCACGCCCGCACCAGTGACGATTTTTTTGCTGCAAACCAGGAACAGTTCGATGTGATCTTCATTGACGGACTGCACCTCTACGAGCAGGTCATCAAAGACATTTCCAACGCATTCAACTGCCTGACCCCCAACGGGTTCATCATGATGCACGACTGCCTGCCCGAGACCCCGAAAAACGCCACCCGAGAGTATCACGAGGGTGCCTGGAATGGAGATGTCTGGAAGGCCATTCACCAGGTGCAGCGGGATTACCCTCAGATCGCCCATGCCGTGGTGGACTGCGATTGGGGACTCGGCCTGCTCTGGCGCAATGATCCCAACGCCTTTCCCGTGGACATTCCCCTGGACCAATCCATCATGGATATGGGCTTTGAAGACTATTCCGAGCACCGGGCCACAAGCTTCAACGTGATCCAGCCCGCCGACCTGGAAGAGTACCTCGCCCATTCCCCGGCCGCTCTCGCTGAACGCGAAGCCCAGGGCGAACCCGGCCCGGACGCCGAAGCAAACCCTCTGGTCTCCATCCTCATCCCCACCTACAACCAGGCCCGGTACATTGCACAGGCCGTGGACAGCGCCCTGGCCCAAACCTACGGCAATCTTGAGGTGGTGGTCTGCGACGACGCCTCCTCGGACGAGACCCCCGAGGTGCTCCGCCAATACGGGGACAACCCCAAGGTCCGGATATACCGCAACGATCACAACCTGGGCAGAGTGGGCAACTACCGCAAAGGGCTGTTTGACCGCGCCCGGGGCGAATGGGTGCTCAACCTCGACGGCGACGATTTCATTCATGATCCGACATGGATTGCCCGGGCCATGGAGCGCATTTGCTCCGACTCCGGCGTGGTCATGGCCTGCGCGAAAAAACGCACCCTCTACGCGGACGGCACAGCCAAAGTCGGCGACCAGAACGAAGGGTTTCCGGAAATCATGGAAGGAGCGGACGCCTTCTGGGCGCTGCACGACTGCTCCTTCAGCGCGCCCCACGTCACGGCCGTGTATCACCGCCGCACAGCCATGGAGCTGGGCTTTTATTCCTACGACATCGTGAACACGGACTTGGAATGCACCTACCGCATGCTCCTGGCCGGCCGCATCGCGGTCTTCCCGGACGTGGTGTCCACCTGGCGAATGCACGATGAAAACGCCTCCATCTACCAAAACGCCGAAGACCGCATAGCCAACCTGCTCTGCTACGTCAGCCCCTATGACGCGGCCCGCGGCCGGGGATTGCCGCGCGACAAGGCCAAGGCCTGGCTGGGCGCGCATCTCGATATTTCCTGCATCGACGCCTACGCCCTGCTCAAGTACGACGGGGACGCCCAGGGCTACCGTCGCCACCTCCAGGCCGTGAAGCAAATCTCATCCAATGCCTTCTACCGCAACGCCCTCAAACCGAAATTCCTCTTCAAGTATGCGGCCGTGAGCCTTGGGCTGGCCACGAAGAAAACCCCGCATTGGATGAAAGAACACTCTCGGTAA
- a CDS encoding sugar phosphate isomerase/epimerase family protein: MTNPNTSAADPLNRIGYMQGRLCDLVDGKIQAFPWDHWQDEFPVAQRLHLGLMEWTLDHDRLTENPFMTAQGRREIRGLCREHGLSIPSLTGDLFMQAPFYKAGGTLKDRLVEDFHAVLEACRDLGVSMVVMPLVDGGALESPAQEDALVDVLEQTAPQLKQHGLWVIFESDFQPPEYRRFLDRLDRDCFGVNHDTGNSAALGFDHAQELALYGDRIRNVHIKDRIRGGTTVPLGTGDADLAGTVNALEAAGYDGAYILQTARAQDNDHAGVLARYRDMTRDWIKNSTRR; encoded by the coding sequence ATGACAAACCCGAATACAAGCGCGGCCGATCCGTTGAACCGCATCGGCTACATGCAGGGCCGCCTCTGCGATCTGGTGGACGGAAAAATCCAGGCATTCCCCTGGGATCACTGGCAGGATGAATTTCCCGTGGCCCAACGCCTGCACCTCGGGCTGATGGAATGGACCCTGGACCATGACCGCTTGACGGAAAATCCCTTCATGACCGCGCAGGGCCGCCGGGAAATACGCGGACTCTGCCGGGAGCACGGCCTGTCCATCCCCAGTCTCACGGGCGACCTGTTCATGCAGGCACCGTTTTACAAGGCGGGCGGCACACTCAAGGACCGGTTGGTGGAGGATTTTCATGCGGTGCTGGAGGCCTGCCGCGACCTCGGAGTCTCCATGGTGGTCATGCCCCTGGTGGACGGCGGCGCCCTGGAATCCCCCGCCCAGGAAGACGCTCTGGTGGACGTTCTGGAGCAAACCGCACCGCAACTCAAGCAACACGGATTGTGGGTGATTTTCGAATCCGATTTCCAGCCGCCGGAATACCGGCGCTTTCTGGACCGGCTGGACCGCGACTGCTTTGGCGTCAACCACGACACGGGCAACAGCGCGGCCCTGGGCTTCGACCATGCCCAAGAACTGGCCCTGTACGGCGACCGCATCCGCAACGTACACATCAAAGACCGCATCCGGGGCGGCACCACGGTTCCACTGGGAACCGGCGACGCGGATCTGGCCGGGACCGTGAACGCGCTGGAGGCCGCGGGCTACGACGGCGCGTACATCCTGCAGACGGCCCGCGCCCAGGACAACGACCACGCCGGAGTCCTGGCCCGCTACCGGGACATGACCCGGGATTGGATCAAAAACAGCACCCGCCGCTGA